The Gemella haemolysans genome includes a region encoding these proteins:
- the atpB gene encoding F0F1 ATP synthase subunit A, with protein sequence MEKHTYLITKLFGYDITVNIPSVITTLITVLLTFIIVMFLTSRIKLRPDSKRQNAAELLAYFVSDNVIKGNVSWKKYGKGLWATALTLISLIAVANTIGVLIEVSYNEVVYVNSITADPTFTFSLALLVIVFTHYAGIKYKGTKHYFGTYTSSGIGIAPFKVIEEFTNLLTLSMRLFGNIYAGEVLLALLATLTTAGVFGAIAGITGLVVWKGFSLFIGFIQAYIFTVLSFIYISHKISDEH encoded by the coding sequence ATGGAAAAACATACATATCTTATTACCAAATTATTTGGCTATGATATAACGGTTAATATTCCTAGTGTAATCACAACTTTAATAACAGTGTTGCTTACCTTTATTATAGTGATGTTTCTAACTAGTAGAATTAAATTAAGACCAGATAGTAAACGTCAAAATGCAGCTGAGTTACTTGCTTATTTCGTTAGTGATAATGTAATTAAGGGTAACGTTAGTTGGAAAAAATATGGTAAAGGATTATGGGCGACAGCGTTAACACTTATTTCACTTATTGCTGTAGCAAATACGATTGGTGTGCTTATAGAAGTTAGTTACAATGAAGTTGTATATGTGAATTCTATAACAGCCGATCCAACATTTACTTTCTCTCTTGCATTATTAGTTATTGTGTTTACTCATTATGCAGGAATTAAGTATAAAGGTACTAAACATTACTTTGGTACATATACTTCTTCGGGTATAGGTATTGCGCCGTTTAAAGTTATCGAAGAGTTTACAAACTTATTGACACTTTCAATGCGTTTATTCGGTAATATTTATGCAGGGGAAGTACTGTTAGCACTTTTAGCGACACTAACAACAGCAGGTGTCTTCGGTGCTATCGCAGGTATTACAGGTTTAGTAGTATGGAAAGGATTCTCTCTATTTATAGGATTTATCCAAGCATATATCTTTACGGTATTATCATTTATTTATATATCACATAAAATTAGTGATGAACATTAA